In Clostridium thermosuccinogenes, the genomic stretch CGATGAGCAGAAACAACTTGGAAGGACTGAGCTCAAAAATGCTCTCTTCCAATCTTCTCAGCAAACCTTCGGTAGTGTCTCCTCCAATACCTCGATTGTAAACCGGCATATAATCTTTAAGCATTTCCTCCAAGGGAAATTCCTGGGTGATGGAATCGCCTACAAATACTGTTCCTCCCCTGACTGCTGATTTGTTCAGATTTCTGAACCAATCCACCCTCCATTCAAAAGCATCGGCAAACAAGCGGTCAAAAAACGAAATGGTGTTATCCTCCAGCAAAATGAAACGCGGCCTGTAAATGTGCCCATTTTGGATGGCCAAGTCAAAAGATGTGCAATTCACATTATAGGAAACCAGTATTTTTTCCGGATAGGAAAGATGAAGATGCGCTTTTGCGTTATATGTATAGACGCTCTCATGCATCTCATTTTCATCGCAATAAAATACTTTCCGGGGTTTCGAGAAAGGTCCCCATATATTGTCTCCGTATGCATAGGCCGTATAGTTTGAATTGGTATCATATTGGAAGACCGCAAGAAACTTCCCCTTGTTTTTTCCTCTCAGTATGGGGATGACGCTCATTTCACAGGATACATGATCCAGGAGAGGTTTGCTTTTCAATATATCATTTACAAAATCCTCCCCATCAAAAAAGCTCCACTTAGTCCAGTCAGTGAAGTCCTCCGGCAGGACCCTTGCCGCACAAAGGCTGCGTCTTCTGGTTTCGTGAAATGTCATATATCCATAGACATAAACATAGCCGTCACCGTTCTCAAAGCCTGCCTCTTTCAAATATGGCAGAACGCATGCACCATAATGGATATTAAAGCTTTCAGTGTCTCTCGATAGCTCAGTTCTGTATTGTCTTGCATTCTTAAAATCCGGCATTCCATTTACAATATTCACTTCAGCTATGGCTACACCCAGGCACCTGAACTGAAACCCTTCCGGTTGCGACTTGTCCTCCGTAATTATTGACGGAAGGCAATAAAGCTTGTCTCCATGCACAAATCCGTCCTGCTGCCAGAAATATGCCTTGCTAAAGTCCTCTCCTTTTCCTTCGAAGTCGTAACAATCCCTGGATGGCTTTAAGGCAGCACATGGGATTCCATTATCATCAGTATCATAATAAAACTGAAGAGCACCAGGCTTTTTAGGATCTCCCCCGTCTAAAATGGCATAAGTATTGTTAGGCATATAGACAGGCTCTTCTCTGCGAAGGGTTTCCCTGTCAATCTTTGAAATCAGGGTGTCCCCGAAAAAGAACAGGGTTTTTGTGTCATCCACGTTATTATAATTGTCTTTTCCGTTTGCAATATTAAAGGAGTAGATACCGTCAGCTCCTGCCCAGCCTTCATAACGCTTGAAACAGTCCGTCCAATAATCATTCCGGGAAGCGACATATCCCTCCCCTGCATAAACAGCAACAGAAGCACATTCCCCTTTTGCCTTATCTATTTTTATGAAACGGGCAGTCTCCCCTTTTGCATCATCACCATGTATGTCCATATATTCCTTGTTATCCAGGGATAGAGAAACCTTCACATCAGAATTCTTCTTCTCTATTTTCCCTATAGGTATGATGCGTTTCAGATCGATGATCTTGCTTTCTTGGGATGAATCCAAAAATTCATTGATTAGAAGATCATTTTCGTATACCAAGCTGTATTAACTCCTTTCATTCTAATATATCATTAGAAACATATGAGGCTGTCAGGCTACACAGCCCGACAGCCTTTTTATCTAACTTGAAATTAGATCAGATCATAGTATATGCTTATTTCTTATTATTTACCATAGAAACGATCAGCAGCGGCATTGTATATCTCCAGCAGACGATCTATATCGCCCATGGATTTGAGCCCATTGATGAACTTATCCCAGTTCGCAAAGCTTTCCTCGCCACTGATGAACTTGGTCTGCATTTCATCGCGATAAGTATCCAATGCTGTCTTAATCTTCGAGATTTCCTGATTCTCTTCGGTAGTAAAGGTTACTGTAGGACCATTGAACCACGGAGGCATATATTCATTTTCAGGGAAAGGAATTTCTGTTATATAAGGAGATTTTTCAATGGGTTCCTCATGCAATTTACCATCATAGTATATATAATCATTTGGTGCAAAGGCAACATAGGCAGCTGTATCGGCAGCCATCTGCAGACCTGGACGGTGCTTGCTGCTGGCGCGCATACCATATTTATCCCCTTCTGCCCATGGATCCTTGGCATTCAGTATGGAATCTACAAACTGAGGCTTGCCATCCGACCCGATGGTATATGTCACTCCTTCAATACCCCATGTCAATAGACGGATAATTTCTTCGGAGTACTGGAGGTCAATGAATTTCATCAGTCCCTCAGGGTCCTTGGTCTTTGCATCAATTGCAAACATACCCCAGTTGGAAAGGTTCATGGTATTTACGTTGGATACTGTTTGCCAGCACTTACCGTATTTTGGATTGTCCGGATACAAAGTAACAGCAAACTTGAGGCCTTCTTCATTATTTCTGCTATATTCACCCGGGCTGGTAAACCACTCATTGAGGAATATAAAATTCTTCTGGTTCAGAGCCTTCATCTTGATAGTGTCGTTGGTCTCGATAGAGTACTCCGGATCCAACAAGCCTTCAGTGTACAGCTTGTTCAGGAACATCAGGGATTCCTTGTATCCTTCCTCGAAAGGACCATATACATATTCCTCACCATTCCAGTAGACATCCCTGTCCACATGATGAGCATAGAATATGGGGTTCAAGCTCTGGAATCTGGTGTTGATAGGATATTCATTGGGATAAAGCTCCTTGAGTTTCTTAGCAGCGACATACAGTTCATCCAGGGTTTCCGGTATTTTTATGTTATGCTTTTCAAACACATTGTAGTTGTAGGCAGACATGTTCTGAGCGAGCATGCCCTTGTCTGCCGGAAATCTGGGCAGTTCTCCCTGCATGAAGACATACATGGTGCCATCGGGCAGGAAGCATAAAGCCTCACCATCTTTGGTAGCTTTTACCCATTCCATATAATTGGGCAAAAGATCCTTATACTGGCTCAACTCCAGAAGCAAGCCATCTTTCGCTACCTTCACATAGTCATACCAGAAAGGTGTTACCGTGATGTCGGTCAAATCACCGGTTGAAAACATCAGCTTGGACTTTTCCTCATATTCTGCCTGAGGAATCCAGTTAAAAGTGATGTCAAGAGGACGGCCCATTTTTTCCTCCATAACTTTGAGCCACTCTTTATGCACCATACTGTTCGCATCGTCACCGCCCCAGCCGGTTAGTGTCGCTGTGAACTTTAATGGTTTTGCATCGGCAGTTTTATCGCCACCACTACTGGAAGTGGTATCGGTTGCAGATCCCTTTGTATCTGAACTGCTGTCAGAATTTGAGGATCCTGAGCTACATGCAACCATAAACAACATAGAAGCAACTGTCAATAGTGCTATCAATTTTTTTGATAGTTTTTTCATTTTCTTACCTCCTTGACTTGATTTTCTTGTCGTCTCTTTAAATACCTGCTATTTCCGGGGCACAGCAATAACCTCTTCATCACCACCCTCTTTTATATATAATGGAGAAATCCATTTTCATCCTTTTATGGCACCAATCATAACGCCTTTGACAAAATACTTCTGGAAAAATGGATATATCATCATGATGGGAAACATGGTTATGACAATCATCGCCATACGAACTCCCTTGGGGGTCACTTTCATGTTTGCCATCATACTGTTCACAGCGGAAGCCGATGATCCGGATCTCCGGGCTAAGGCATTGGCATCAATGACATACAGGTAATTGCGCAGTACCAACTGAAGAGGATATTTGTTCTCATCCTTCAGATAAATCAAAGCGTTAAACCAGCTGTTCCATGAACCTACAATTGAAAATAATGCAAAGGTGGCTAACAAGGATTTGGAAAGCGGAAGTATGATCTTAAAGAGAATTAGCATATCGTTGGCACCATCCACCAGAGCTGATTCCCTCATCTCCCCCGGAACATTCCTGAAAAAGGTGCGGAAAACAAACACATTGTATGCTCCCACGCATCCTGGGATTATCATTACCCATGGAGTGTCAAGCAATTTCAGCCTTTGCATCATGATATAGGTAGGGATTAAGCCGCCTCCAAAGAACATGGTTATTGTCAGATAAATGTTTATAAATTTCTTAAATACAAACTCCTGCACCATCAAGGCATAAGCCATCATGGATGTGAAAAGCAGCATCAGCAGGGTTGAACCCGCCGCATACAAAATCGAATTTACATAACCGGTGTATACAAACTTATCCCTCAGTACCAGATAGTATGAATTCACATTGAAGCCTTTTGGCCATATTGAAATATCAGCCTTGGAAATATGGGCTACGCTGCTGAAAGATATAGCGATTATATTAAGGACGGGATAAAGTACAACTACGAGAATAAAAATCATTATTAGAATATTAAAAGCGTCAAATACTTTAGACCCAAAGCTTTCTTTTCGTCTTCTTTTACTTCTTACATTACTTCTCAATTGATTTCACTCTCCTCTACCACAGGCTGGTTTCTGAAACTTTACGCGACAAGGCATTTGTAAGATACAGAATGATGAACGATACCAGCGACATAAACAGGCCAATAGCGGACGTATATTCAAATCGCGCTCCCTGCAAGCCTTCCCTGTACACATAGGTACCAATTACATCAGATACGCTGTAGGTCTCGGGCGAATACAACAGGAGTATCTTCTGATAATCATTTCCCAATATTCCTCCCACGGAAAAGATCAATAAAATGACTGTGGTAGGTTTGATAGCCGGCCAGCTTACATGCAACATCTTATGCCAGCGGTTTGCACCGTCTATTTCAGCAACATCATACAACGTTGGGTCTACACTGCTTAGCGCAGCAAGATATATAATAGAACCGAAACCTACTCCTTGCCAAATTCCCGACGCTATAAATATCGTGCGAAAATATTCAGGCTTTAGAAGGAACATGATAGGCTCTACCCCGAACAACCCCAACAAGTTGTTGAAAAGACCGTCCCTGGAGCAAAACTCTTTTAACATTCCAGCTACAACCACTACTGATATGAAATTAGGGAAATAGGATACAGTCTGAACAAGCTTCTTGAAATGCTGATTCTTAAGTTCATTGAAAAGCAGGGCCAGAATAATTGGTGCCGGAAAACTCCACAACAAAGTGTAAATGCCTAGTAACAACGTGTTTTTCAGTATTCTGGTAGCCATCGGGTTTCGAAAGAAATCCTGAAAGTGCTGAAATCCAACCCAATCACTGCCTAAAATTCCTTTCACCGGACTGTAGTCCTTGAAAGCGATCAAAATACCATACATAGGGAAATAATTAAAGATCAGAACTACAAGAAAACCAGGAAGTGCCATTAAAATAAGATACCGCTGCTTCCACAGTTTTGCTGCCAATGATGCTTTTCGCATACCTCACATCCACACATTTCCGATATGATCTCATGAACTAATATACATTTGCATTTACTTCAATACTGCGGCATTACAAATATGATTCGTTCAACTTATTCCAAATAAACAGGTGTATATGTAATAACCTATGTGAATTATATAACATACTAACTTTTAGTATAACACATGCTTTGAACCGGCTGAGAATGGTAACAGTCAAATTGCTGTAGATACGAGCAAATGTCAACCATATTAAATCAATTTATTTATTTACATTATATCATCGTTTCCAATCATACTCAATATTTATTGAAAATTTTTATTTATTTAAATATACATTAGTCCCTAAAATAAACTCAACTTAGTATACTTTATTTATCTCTTATTCCATAGCAGCTTCCATCATCGCCACAATATTTTCGGGTGGTATGTTGGGCAGCAGGGATTCATGGCTCGGAGATACAATGAAGTTTGGTCCGAATATTTCCCGTATGCGCCTTACTTCATCTCTTACCTCCTGGGGTGTGCCAAAGGGTAAGATATGCTGAGTATCCACGCCTCCCATGAAAACTATTTTTCCATTATATTTTTTGGACAGGCTGTCGGCATCCATATTCGCTGCTTTTGCCTGTATAGGATGCAAAATGTCCACTCCTGCGTCGATCAGGTAAGGAATCGCTTTGTCAATTGCTCCGCAGGAATGCAGCACTACCTTGTAGCCGCGGCGCTTCGCTTGCTGGGTAAACTTGATGAAATACGGCATTACAAACTTTAAGAACATCTCCGGTGAAATGAGCAAATCCAGCTGGCTTCCAAAGTCATTGCCGAAGAAAAATGCATCTATTTTGTCCCCGGCTAAATCAAAGAGCTTCTCGTTGGCTGCCATATAGAAATCAACTATATGTTCGGTAACTGCTTCCACCACGGCTGGATCGGTATACATCTTTACAAAGTAATTTTCCATGCCGAAAAAGTCACAGGCGATGTGGAAAAAAGCACTCCAAGACCCGGAAAGAACCGCTTGCCCTGCCTCAATGGTTTTATCGATCTCCTCCAGCGTTTTTGTGAAATCACAATATTTCACATCCGGCCATGGAAACCGCTCTACTTCTGACACATCCTCGCAATCAGCAAATACTCCGGCTTGATTTAAGCTATCCCGTTTCTTGCCCAGCAAAACATCAAACATGACCGGTTGCTCCGGATTCTGCCACATACCATACTTTTCTGGCATAACCCATCGACAGGTGGAGTTTAACTTAAGCCCCAACTCAAAATCATTCTCTACCCCAAAATAACCGTATAACTTTTCTATGCTGGCCGGGTTTGGGCATCCATGCCAAAAACCACATTTATCACTTTTTCTGTTGGCTATATTCAGAAAATGTTCCTTTCCTGTCATGCCCCCTACCTCCTTAAAGAATTTAACCAAATTTCAAAGCTGTATTTTTAATTTCATTCATGCAATATTTCATGCATAAAATACAAGTTCCTTCCTACTCCCTTTGCAAATTAATTTCCTTTAAACCAGCGGCGCTGTAGACTTACGGATGACCAGCTGACATCCGATCATCATCTTGCTGAATTGCAGATTGGGATTTTCTATGGTTTTTAAAAGCATTTTGGCTGCCCAGTAGCCCACCTCTTCAAAATGCTGTTTGACAGTGCTTAAGGGAACTGGCGACAGTTTTGATGCTTCATAATCATCAAATCCCATAATGGACACATCCTGTGGGATTCTGATTCCTCTCTCGGTAAAAGCATTGATCACTTCCAGCCCGCGGCGGTCATTTACACAAAACAATGCAGTAATCTTCCGGGTTTTAACGGCTTTTATCAAGCGATCATAATCCACCTTCGGCTCCAAAAACAGCAGTTCGTCATCCACTTCAAGGGAAGCATAATGCAAAGCATCGGTATAACCCTCAAAGCGCTCTTTTTCCGAGCTTAGATAAAATTTCTCAGATATAAAGCCTATTTTCTTATGTCCCAAAGAGATAAGATGCTCCACCGCAGAAAAAGCTCCGTCATGATTGTTGCACACAACGGTATTGGTAGGAAAATACTTGGCATATCTGTCCATAGTGACAAAAGGTATATTCTTATCCTTCAGATATCTGAAGTTTTCGACAGACAGTTCCGGATTGGACGGATAAATAATATACCCAGCGACACCGCTATCCAGATATTTATCAATTGCCTGTCTCTCCCTTGCCGGATCTTCTCCGGGATTTTCAACAATCAAGGAGTAACCTACCTGGGAAAGGTAGCGCCGGATTCCTATTATGATCCTGATATATGAACTGTCATTTGCGTCATTGGTCGAAAGCAGGAATGTCACAAGATTCTGGGACGAGGAATTCCGGATCGATGGCTTACCTTTTACAAAGCTTCCTCTGCCTCTAACACGGTAAATTATGTTCTCATTGACCAACTCCCCCATGGCTTTCCTGACAGTTATAGTGCTTACACCAAGCAGTTCTGAAATCTCGTCGTCCTTTGGCAGCCTCTGGTCCGGCAGGTATTCCTCTGATTTAATTTTTGACAGTATATAATTTTTAACCACATCATATTTATGCATTTTTACTGCTCCTATCCTAGGTCACTATAGTACAAATTTTCGAGTATATGCTTATATGAATAATTATATGAAATTCTTGGATACCTGTCCACTGACATCATGCCTAGAACCTGATGCGGAAGGTCTTTATCTCCCAGGGATTAAAGCTCATATGCAGCAAATCGTTCTCAAAAGCTGCCGGTAATAAACTGTTTTCCAGCAAATCGGTTTCAAAAGCTTCCTTTACGGGTGCAGGACAACGCAAGACAGCATTGGAACTATTATTGCTGTAGTTGGAACAGCGAAGGATAACCGCATCCTTTTCCAAGTCTTCAGGGGTTTTGATCAGTGAAACAACAACATGATCTCCTTCCAAGACAAAAGCCCCCGGATTGCTTTTAGGCAAATATGTATCGCATACTCTTTCGGTAACAGTTCTTATACCCGCCTGCAGACAATCCTTTACCCTGATTATATCAGCAAAGGAATCCGTGGAGCGAATGGGCATAAGTCTGTAATTGAAATTTAAAATCTGCTGAAGCTGGCCGTCTTCCTCTCCGTCGGTCAAATGTGTTTTGGAAAAGGAACGGAATAATGTAATTATCATGGAGTAATTCTCATCGTCCAGCACTGCACATTCATGGAGACCGCCTCCGGAGATAAAAGCCAGACCGTCTCCCAAAGCATCTCTCTTCAAAACAACGCTTTCGAAAGCTTTTTCCGCCAGGTCTGCCTCTTTCCATTCTCCTGTATCGCGATTGAATCCAATCTCTCTTTCAACAAAGCAGAAGGCCTGACTGGCGTTATATGTATTGCCTTCAATTCCTGTAGCAAGTTTAAGCCTGAGTCTGTGGTCTCTGGCCACGTTATCAATGCTGGTAGCCACATCCACCCATCGGTTTCCGACACCCAGAGTGATCTTGGAACTGATTTTTAGATCTATTGTGTCGTCGGATCTGGAAAAATCATGGATATCACGGACAGCCCTTTTCGGAACCCTCATGTAATGGGTTATGCAAAAAGTACAAGCTGCAGGGCCATCATCTATTTTTTCTATAACACAGCGGCTTCCACGGCTTGAAACAACCCTGTCCTTCACGAGGCCGGCATGAAACCATCCGTCACCGATTTCCCCATCATCCAGGTAGCTCATGAGATTTCTGTACTCTTTGCCGGTCTCCTTATCTTTTATGTTAATGGTACCATCCGCATTGATTTCCAACCTGATATACTCATTTTCACAGGATGTTTCCGATGTTGATATCTCATTTAAATAGCGGATAGGCTTATCATATGGCACTATCAAATATTCTGTAGGACCCATAGGTGAAAGTTCTGCCAGAAAAGCTATAGTATATAGATCGGCCGTATAGCGGTATAATTCACCCGGCTTCTCTGTAAAGCTGTTTTTCTTAATCTCGACTAGATTGTATGGGATTTCCCTTCCTTCTCTGTCCATTATTTTGAATGCATTTCTCTGCTCCGGATTGCTGGGATCGGCAAATCTGTTAGGATAGTCCTGGATAAAGTCCAGAGTAACCGTTATTGTCTCCCGGCGGGCAAAAGGAAGCGGATTAAATACAGACAGCACACTGACTTCGGATGGCTTGTCTTCTGCATTATGGTTCAATTCATACCGCACTGCTTTATCTGTGATGTTTTTAGCAATGGACTTCACCTGTCTGAAGCGATAGTGCATGTCTTTATGTACTGCATCTATAGAACATCCGCAAATTGAGTCATGAGCATGGCATTGGGTTAATAATTTATATGCGAGATCCGTATAGGTGCTCTGAATGTCACAACCTTTCAGTCTGGCTACGGCTGTCATAGGCAGAGCCCACTTCTCCAACAGAATCTGACATTCATCATTGGCCCTCTTCAGGTCATATCGGCTGGATAATGTATTGGTGATAAGCATGTTATGCCCGCTTTGCATTTTAGCAGTCTCATTCAGCTCACCGCGTTTTACCGGCATTTGAGATACATAGGCTTTCAAATCCGCCACCAAATTTTCCATGTTTTCAAAAACTACAGGACAATCATAAATTTCAGACAATCGGGAAGCAATCCAGGTTGCTTCCTTATGAATTCGTTCATGGTCCATGCCATCCATCAAGACTACATAGGGTATATCCGAACGTTTAAGCTCCTTATCCACATATTGGCATGCTCTGGAAATGAGATTTTCCTTGTCCCGGTCCTTGCCCAATAAATAATCGAGATACACATCTGACCAAAAAGTCGCATATCCTGTCTCCTCTGGCACCTTGAAGGTGATACACCTGCTGCCGTCCGGGGATTCCCAAATAAAGTGCGCAGGGCAGTTGTGGTAGTTGGTGCCTCTGCCCAAAAGGGCCCCTTCGATACCAAACCCTTTCAGAATTTGAGGTAATTGAGCTATATGTCCGAATATATCACATATATAACCATATTTCATGGCTTCAGTTTCATATTTCCTGGCCAATTGATGACCTATCTGCAAATTGCGGATCAGGCTTTCACCTGTAACAAGAAACTCATCGGGCATAGTATACCAGGGTCCGACAACAATTCTACCCTCACGTATCAATTGAATAAGACGATCTTTTTTGACAGGTTCGATTTCTGAATAGTCATCCAGGACAATAGTCTGCCCATCCATGATAAAGGTAGTAAAGGATGGATCTCTCTCCAAAACATCGATTATTTCATTTATTCTTTCCACCAGATGGAATCGAAAACCTTGGAAATCACGATACCACTCACGGTCCCAATGAGTGCTGGATAAATAATAGATTTTCTTAATTTTGTCAGACATGGTACGCCTCCATTTTAAGCTATATGGATTTGTATAAAAAGCATTCGTTATAAGCTGTTTTTAATTAAGTATTTTTGAGAGATTGATAATGTATACTATGTTGTCTAAACTTATTATATGTTAACAATCATATTTTGTAAATAGTAAATTTTAATTTTGAAATAGATTTTCACAATAGCATTGTTTATTCATTGAATTGTTTCTATATTTTAATTATAATTACATTAATATCATGGTTGTGCAAACAATGAGCTATTAGTTTGTTTCATTGATTAATAGGCGATTTTACCAGGAACATCGGTTGATTTGGCATAATACCCAATAAGTTCTGCAAATAGGAGAGTATATAATGGCAAAGTATCCAAAATATCAGATGGTCATTGATTATGTTCTGGACAAAATTAAAAGCGGAGATCTGAAGGCAGGGGATAAAATCCCCAGCGAAAGTGAATTTTCGCAAATAATGAATATCAGCAATATCACTGTGCGAAAAGCAATGTCTGAATTGGTAAATTCCGGCATTATATACCGCATCAAAGGCAAGGGAAGCTTTGTTTCCGATAAGTTTTTGCAAAGCGGCAGGAATACCAACAGGCTTGTTACGTTCATGTTTTCCGATATTGATGTAAGAGATAACGCATACATTGAATTAATAATTAGTATGCAAAAGTATCTCATGAGTCAGAATTTTTCATTGATTGTTGAATGCACCGACGGTGACAGCCAAAGTGAGATTTCCAGCATAAAAAATTTACTCAGCAAGAATGTTGAAGGATTTATTATATACTCAAAAGAACCGAAAAATTGCATACCCAGTTATAAATTCCTCCATGACAACAATATTCCGTTTGTTTTGGTGGACAGGTATACTCCTTTGTTCCCCTGCAATTTTGTCGGCAGCAATGATCATGACGGGGCTTTTGCTGCAACACATCATCTTCTTAAGCTTAATCACACCAACATAGCGTTTGTTGGCAGTCATTTAAGCTTAAGCACAGAGCAGGAAAGGTTTGCCGGATATAAAGACGCTTTGGCAAGCATGTCTCTGGAAGTTAATCCTGAGAACTGCTTCCCGGACTATAAAGTCGACTTAGACCGATTGGTTGCAAATACTAAAAAGGGTGGCATCACTGCCTTTTTCGCCGCCAATGACCACTGCGCCCTGAAGGTTATGAACGCTTTATACAGCGAGGGCATACGTGTACCTGACGATGTATCTATAGTCGGATTTGGCGACTCGGAGGTAATAAAACACAGCATGATCCCTCTTACTACCGTAAAGCAATTTTTCGATGAGATCGGATATGCTTCGGCCAAGTTATTGGTTCAGGTCATTAACAACAGCAGCCGTTTTTATGACTATGCTCATTTATCCTTAAGAACCAAACTTATAATCCGGGATACCACCCGTAAGCTGTCGGTATGATACCTCGACACACCGACAGCTTCTATATCCTTTATCCTTTTCAACTGCATTGTCTGTAAAGATATCCGAACCTAAATCCCTAGTCTCTGCCATGTAAATTTTCAGATTTTAAAACCAATATCTTCAAGCAATTTCTTGCAGAGAGATATTATGATAAAGCATAATATTTTCGCAAATTATAAAGCCCAACATAAAATGACATGGATGTAACCGTTTTTGGTATTATGCATATATTGCTGGAAAACTTCATGTCATTTCCAAGCTATTTTAAGCAAACCGCTATTTTACAGAAAAACAATACATGAAGGCGCCGGTATGTTTACACTATACCCTATATGCTCC encodes the following:
- a CDS encoding glycosyl hydrolase-related protein, giving the protein MSDKIKKIYYLSSTHWDREWYRDFQGFRFHLVERINEIIDVLERDPSFTTFIMDGQTIVLDDYSEIEPVKKDRLIQLIREGRIVVGPWYTMPDEFLVTGESLIRNLQIGHQLARKYETEAMKYGYICDIFGHIAQLPQILKGFGIEGALLGRGTNYHNCPAHFIWESPDGSRCITFKVPEETGYATFWSDVYLDYLLGKDRDKENLISRACQYVDKELKRSDIPYVVLMDGMDHERIHKEATWIASRLSEIYDCPVVFENMENLVADLKAYVSQMPVKRGELNETAKMQSGHNMLITNTLSSRYDLKRANDECQILLEKWALPMTAVARLKGCDIQSTYTDLAYKLLTQCHAHDSICGCSIDAVHKDMHYRFRQVKSIAKNITDKAVRYELNHNAEDKPSEVSVLSVFNPLPFARRETITVTLDFIQDYPNRFADPSNPEQRNAFKIMDREGREIPYNLVEIKKNSFTEKPGELYRYTADLYTIAFLAELSPMGPTEYLIVPYDKPIRYLNEISTSETSCENEYIRLEINADGTINIKDKETGKEYRNLMSYLDDGEIGDGWFHAGLVKDRVVSSRGSRCVIEKIDDGPAACTFCITHYMRVPKRAVRDIHDFSRSDDTIDLKISSKITLGVGNRWVDVATSIDNVARDHRLRLKLATGIEGNTYNASQAFCFVEREIGFNRDTGEWKEADLAEKAFESVVLKRDALGDGLAFISGGGLHECAVLDDENYSMIITLFRSFSKTHLTDGEEDGQLQQILNFNYRLMPIRSTDSFADIIRVKDCLQAGIRTVTERVCDTYLPKSNPGAFVLEGDHVVVSLIKTPEDLEKDAVILRCSNYSNNSSNAVLRCPAPVKEAFETDLLENSLLPAAFENDLLHMSFNPWEIKTFRIRF
- a CDS encoding GntR family transcriptional regulator, with the translated sequence MAKYPKYQMVIDYVLDKIKSGDLKAGDKIPSESEFSQIMNISNITVRKAMSELVNSGIIYRIKGKGSFVSDKFLQSGRNTNRLVTFMFSDIDVRDNAYIELIISMQKYLMSQNFSLIVECTDGDSQSEISSIKNLLSKNVEGFIIYSKEPKNCIPSYKFLHDNNIPFVLVDRYTPLFPCNFVGSNDHDGAFAATHHLLKLNHTNIAFVGSHLSLSTEQERFAGYKDALASMSLEVNPENCFPDYKVDLDRLVANTKKGGITAFFAANDHCALKVMNALYSEGIRVPDDVSIVGFGDSEVIKHSMIPLTTVKQFFDEIGYASAKLLVQVINNSSRFYDYAHLSLRTKLIIRDTTRKLSV